The sequence below is a genomic window from Deinococcus misasensis DSM 22328.
TTGGGGCTGAGTTGGTAAGCATCGTAGTAAGGCTTCAAGCCAAAAAGGCGGCGTTGTTTGGCGTTGAGGGTGACCTGAAACTCGTCTCCCTTGTCGGTTTTCAAAACGCTGATGCCTTCGGCGACCAGCGGTTCAAGAGATTTCTGGATGGTGAGACTGCCTTCGGTGAGACAGAGGCGGGTCAGGATGTAGCGGTACTGGCCTTTCACTTTTACGATCCTCCCAGAGGGTGCAGAAACCCGATCACAGCGAAGTTTCTGGCGGAGACGATAAGAATGTTTTCAGAATAACACAATTATCACAATTTAAAGTGCACTTCATCTTCCCAAATTTCAATGTTCAACGGCATTTGATGAAAATCTGGACTGTATTGTTTTAAAACAGAATTTGATGTGTTTTTTCTGCATAATTTCAAACAAAAGACCAAATTCCTTGCAGCGAATCTGTTTGGAACAGAACACTGAAGACAACCTGAATTCTGTTGCATTGTTCTCAAACTGTTCTGGTTAGAATGGGATGGAAAATGTTCAGCTGGCTGACAGGCGCTAAAGATTTGCTCGACATCCTGCTGGTCGCCACCCTGATTTACCAAGGCTACCTGCTGCTGGAAAACACCCGCGCACTCAATGTGCTGCGGGGCATCATGGTTTTCGTGGTGGTATGGTTGCTCGCCAGCTATTTCAAACTGGCCAGTGTCGATTACCTGCTGTCCAAAGCCGCCACCGTGGGCCTTTTTGCTCTGGTGGTGGTGTTCCAACCCGAACTGCGCCAGCTCTTTGAGCGTCTGGGCCGTCCCAGAAACCGCGAAGACCAGCAGGCCGGAGCAGTGGTCAATGAAATCGCCCGGGCTGTCGAACACATGGCAGAACGCAGCATCGGTGCCCTGATTGCGCTGGAAAGACGCACCCCTCTGGGTGAATACGCTGCATCCGGGGTCAAACTGGATGCCATGATCAGCGCCCCTTTTCTGGAAGCCATTTTTGCCCGCAATGCCCCCCTCCACGATGGAGGGGTCATCATCAAAGAAGGTCGTGTGGTTGCTGCTGGGTGTGTTTTCCCACTGCAAAACCAGCAAGACGGGGTGTACAAGCGGTACGGCACCCGCCACCGCAGTGCTCTGGGCCTTTCCGAAGGCACCGACGCGGTCGTGATTGTGGTCTCTGAAGAGAGAGGCAGCATCCGACTGGCCCAGAACGGTCGCCTGTCACAGGACCTGAATGCCAACGAACTGCGTGACAAACTGCGCGCCTTGCTCTACGAGGTCAAATCGTGATGCGCATCATCACCCACAAACTGCCCCAGAAACTCATCTCTCTGGCCCTGGCCCTGATCATTTACTTCATTGCCACCGCAGACCAGAGGGCCACCAGTGAACGCAGTTACGAGGTGCCTGTGCAGGTGGTGGACGCCTCTCCCAACGCTTCCCAGCGGGATGTATCAGACATTCCCAAAACCGTCAGGGTCACCCTGAGCGGTCCTCTGAACAGGCTGGAAACCCTCGAAGCAGACCGCATTGAGGTGATGCTGGATGTCAGCAACCAGCCCACCGGGCGCTTCCAGAGCAAACTGGAGGTGCTGGAACCCTCGGGCACCCGTCTGGTCGGGTTCACCCCTCAGGTGGTGACAGGACTGATCGATCAGGTGGTCACGGTGCGTTTTCCAGTGCGGGTCACCCACCTGAACAGCTCAGATGACACTTTGCTGCGTTTCACCAGCAACCCGAATCAGGTGCAAATCACCGGTCCACAGAACCGGGTGGAAAGCATCGTCAATGTGATCACCCAACCCGTCACATACGAAGAGAACAACGTGCGTCAGGTCAGCCTGATTCCCATCGACAACCAGGGCCACGAAGTGCTGGATGTGCGCCTGATGCCCCGCAGTGTGCAGGTGTCGCGCATCGATCTGGGCCAACTTCCGGTCAAAACCGTTCCACTCAAACTGGCGGTGTCCAACGACAATTTTGAAGTGCTGAGTGCCACCTTCAACCCCAGAGAAGTTCGTGTGATGGGAACACCTGAAAATCTCAGTAAAATAGACTCTGTGGAGGCCACCGTGCCCCTCAAAGCAGGCACCTACGCCACTCAGGCACGCCTGAATTTGCCTGAAGGGTACACCGCTCTGGACCGTGTGTCCGTGACCCTCAGTGTCAAAGCCAAATCAACCCAACAGTAAGGATGTTCCATGATCTATCCCATTCGACTCTACGGAGATCCGGTTTTGCGCCAGAAAGCACGGGCAATCACCGACTTCACCCAGACCGTGCAGGTGCCAGGCTTTGAACCGGTCAACCTTCCCAAACTTGCCGAAAACATGCTGGAAACCATGTACAACGCCCATGGCGTGGGCATTGCCGCACCCCAAATTGGCCTGTCGGTCCGCATGTTCGTGATGGCCGAATACGCCGACGATGAGGAAGAAGTTCCCGAGGAGAACACCAACCCCCGTTCCAAAGTGCTCCGTGAACTGGTGGTCATCAACCCAGTGCTTGAACCCCTCAACAAAAAGAAAAACAAGAACTCTCAGGAAGGCTGCCTGTCGGTTCCCGGCATTTACGAAGAAGGCATTGCCCGCTTCTCTGAAATGCGCCTCACCTACCAGGATGCCGAAGGCAACACCCACACCGAAGAAAACGAAGATTTCATTGCACGGGTCTGGCAACACGAAACCGATCACCTGAACGGCAAATTCTTTCTGGACCACCTGCCCAAACACATCACCGATGACCACCGCACCGAACTGGCCATCATGCAAAGAAAAGCCAAAGCCTTCCTGAAAGAACTCAAAGACAAAGGCTGGTGACCCCATGACCCTGCGCAGAAAAGTGGCCTTTTTTGGCTCTCCTGCTTTTGCCCTGCCCGTCATGGAAGCCATTGGCCAGCACCATGACATCGTGCTGGTGGTCTCACAACCAGACAAACCTGTGGGTCGGGGCAACAAAATCACCCCGCCTCCAGTGGCCGCCAGAGCCAGAGCGCTCGGTCTCCCTCTGGCCCAACCTGCCAAACTGCGCAAAAACGAAGACTTTCTGGAGGTG
It includes:
- the cdaA gene encoding diadenylate cyclase CdaA, translating into MFSWLTGAKDLLDILLVATLIYQGYLLLENTRALNVLRGIMVFVVVWLLASYFKLASVDYLLSKAATVGLFALVVVFQPELRQLFERLGRPRNREDQQAGAVVNEIARAVEHMAERSIGALIALERRTPLGEYAASGVKLDAMISAPFLEAIFARNAPLHDGGVIIKEGRVVAAGCVFPLQNQQDGVYKRYGTRHRSALGLSEGTDAVVIVVSEERGSIRLAQNGRLSQDLNANELRDKLRALLYEVKS
- a CDS encoding CdaR family protein, whose protein sequence is MRIITHKLPQKLISLALALIIYFIATADQRATSERSYEVPVQVVDASPNASQRDVSDIPKTVRVTLSGPLNRLETLEADRIEVMLDVSNQPTGRFQSKLEVLEPSGTRLVGFTPQVVTGLIDQVVTVRFPVRVTHLNSSDDTLLRFTSNPNQVQITGPQNRVESIVNVITQPVTYEENNVRQVSLIPIDNQGHEVLDVRLMPRSVQVSRIDLGQLPVKTVPLKLAVSNDNFEVLSATFNPREVRVMGTPENLSKIDSVEATVPLKAGTYATQARLNLPEGYTALDRVSVTLSVKAKSTQQ
- the def gene encoding peptide deformylase; translated protein: MIYPIRLYGDPVLRQKARAITDFTQTVQVPGFEPVNLPKLAENMLETMYNAHGVGIAAPQIGLSVRMFVMAEYADDEEEVPEENTNPRSKVLRELVVINPVLEPLNKKKNKNSQEGCLSVPGIYEEGIARFSEMRLTYQDAEGNTHTEENEDFIARVWQHETDHLNGKFFLDHLPKHITDDHRTELAIMQRKAKAFLKELKDKGW